The genome window GAACTGCGCAGGGTGCCCGTCGACGAGCAGAACCGCATGCTTCCCGCGGCGCTTGAGCGGGAGATCGAAGCTTGCGAGGCGGAGGGCGTCACGGTCGCCGCGCTCATTGCCATCGCCGGAACGACGGAGTTCGGAAGCGTCGATCCGCTGGCTTCGATCTGCCGTCTCGGGCAGGCGCGTAATATTCATGTCCATGTCGATGCAGCGTGGGGCGGCGGCTTTCTGCTCAGTCCGCGCAATCGCCATATCCTCGCCGGGATCGAGTTGGCGGACACGGTCACCATCGACGGACACAAGCAGCTCATGGTCCCGCTTGGATGCGGGATGCTGTTCTTCCGCGACCCGGAAGTGTCGAAAACCATCATGCATCACGCGCCCTATGCGGTGCGGCCCAACTCCGAAGATCAGGGGCGTTTCACGCTCGAAGGCACGCGCCCCGCAACGGCGATCTATGTCCACGCCGCTCTGCACCTGATCGGAAAATCCGTCTACGATGCACTCTTCTCCGCCAGCCTTGAGCGGACACGGATCATGGCGCGCCATATCGAGGGGATGCCGGAGTTCGAACTGACCTCCCGCCCTGACATGAACATCCTGACCTATCGCTACATTCCCGAGGCGATGCGGGGCACCACACCGGGGCCTGCCGACAATCACCGGATCAGCCGCTTCAACGTCGCGTTGCAGCGCGCGCAGCGCGACAAGGGCGACAGCTTCGTATCGCGGACGTTTCGGCCTGTGTCGCGACATGGCGATGAGCCGCTCGCGCTTCTCAGGGCCGTCCTGCTCAATCCGCGCACCACGGAAGACGACATCCTCTTCCTCCTGCGCGATCAGGTCGGGATCGCCCGGGAACTGGAAAACTCCCCGGCGTTTCATGAATGACCGCTGCCGCACCGCGCAGGATCCGGCGCAACATGCCGCCAGCTGAACCGTCGCAGTGAGCGCAGAGAACTGCGTTTCATGCGCCGAAGGCATGGGTACGCCTTTTTCATTCGCCGGAAATGCTGGCGATGTCGCGGTGACGGCGCGCGTCAAGACGCTTCTTTTCCGAGAGCGCGATGTCGAGCACGACATCGAAGCCCGGACGCGGTAGCGGGGGCGGAGCGGGCGCTTTGGTGGCAAAAATTCAAAGCTGCACTGGAATTGATTGTTGCTAGGAAGTGTATGCCCAGCGTCACCTGATCGAATGCTGTTTCTCGAAGCTCAAACAGTTTCGACGCATCGCTACGAGATATGAAAAGACCGCCCGAAACTACCGCTCCATGATCGCGCTCGCAGCAACCATCTTGTGCATCCGATAAATGTCCACACTTCCTAGGTGTTCAGTCCCGGCGTGTGATGGTGTATCATTAACGCCGTCACAGCGGGACGAGCCAAGCTATCGGTTAAGCAATGATCCAGCCCGCCACGAATGTCGTTTTGACGGATTTCTTTTCGAGGCACGCCGCCGTACGGTGAGCGTCACAAAGCGAGAAGCTCGCATTCGCTCGAATTTCAATCTACGGCTTGGCAATAGGAGCGCGCCGACAGCAGAATCTCCGGCGCGCGTCCCTCGAATTTATTCGTTAGGTGTTCAGTCCCATGCTGTGATGGTCGAGCGGTTGCGACCGAGCTTGCGCGACGAAGATGGGCGTTGGTGGGCGGATTATGTGCGCTTACGCGTCGCCGCCAGACTTTTGCCGCGATAGGGCGCTTGTGTCGCTCAGCGATCTCCGGCGTCGGGCTTGGCTTCCCTCGCTTGCGCTGCCGGAGCGCTCGCCGCCGTGGAAACGTCGCTTCGAGAACCCTTCTTGATGGTGGTGCTCTTTCGCTTCTGCATGCCCGGAAGCGTGCTGCAATCGGACGCTGCCTCATGCGCAGGGAGCGATTTCGATCGGTCTTTACGCGTCAAATCGATTTCGATTTAACGCGAGCTGATCTATTGGTGAAAAGCGGTCGTGTTCGCTCTGGCCGCTCGGAAGATCGACCGGCGCTCACAAAGCGGACGCGTCGGTCGGCAACAAGAACTTCGGGCGTCGGCGCGAGCGCGCGGCGTTTCAACGGTCCAGGCTTTCCGGTATGATCATGAATGCGCGGCAGATAGCTCTTTCGACGGTCCTTGCCGGTCTTGCGCTCGTGGCACCCGGCACCCCGGCGTCCGCCGACAGGATCGCCAATTCGACGGCGGTCTTCGCGGCGCTCGACAAGGTGACGGGCCGCGTTCAGCCGCTCGAAATACCGATGGGACGCACTGTCACGTTCGGCGCACTGACCATTACGCCGCGCGCCTGCTACACACGCCCGTCCACGGAGACGCCGCTGACAAGCGCCTTCATCGAGGTGGACGAGGTCGTGCTCGACGGCTCGTCGCATCGCATCTTCACGGGCTGGACGTTCGCGGAAAGCCCGGGGCTTCACGCGGTGGAGCATCCCACCTTCGACGTGTGGCTGACGAGTTGCAAGACACCTTCGGCGGACATATCGGCCGGGAGACGGTCGAACGCGCCGAAACCCTGAAGCGCCTGCTCCAGCCGCCGGTGGAACGCCGCGCGGCTTATCTCCTGAGCGCCGAATTGCCGCAGGTGCTCGGTGACGAATTGCGTGTCGAGCAGACAGAAATCGCCATAACGGAGCCTTGCCGCGAGATAGACGAGCGCCACCTTCGAGGCATCGGTTTCGTAGGAGAACATGCTCTCGCCGAAGAAGGACCGTCCGAGCGCCACGCCGTAAAGTCCGCCGACAAGCTTGCCGTCACGCCACGTTTCGACGGTATGGCAGTAGCCCATGTCGAAGAGATCGGCGTAAAGTTCGCGGATGCGCCTGTTGATCCAGGTGGTGCGGCGCCCCGCGCGCGAGGACGCGCAGCCCTCGATCACGCCGTGATAGTCGCTGTCGACGCGGACCTCGAACTTGCCCTGCTTGATGACGCGGGCAAGCCGGCGGGGCACGTGCAACCCTTCAAGGGCGAGGATACCGCGCCGTTCCGGTTCGATCCAGTAAAGCGTCGTATCCTCGGCACTTTCGGCCATCGGAAAGATGCCGCAGGCATATGCTTTGAGCAGAACCTGCGGCGTGATTTCAATGCTGAGATTGGAGGGCGATCCCATGGTCCGCGAACCTGCCTTTTCGTCGCGAAAGAACCCGTCCCTCTAATCTAATGCTTCTGGAGATAATTTTCGAGCCAGTGAATGTCGTAAACCCCGTCGACGATGTCCGATTGCTGAATCAACGTTGAAAACAGCGGGATCGTTGTCTCGATGCCGTCGATCACGAACTCGCCGAGCGCACGACGCAACCGCATAAGGCATTCATTGCGGTTCTTGCCGTGCACGATCAGCTTGCCGATGAGGCTGTCGTAATAGGCCGGGATGGTGTAGCCCGCATACACGCCGGAATCGACGCGCACCCCGAGGCCTCCCGGCGGGTGGAAGTAGGAGATCTTGCCGGGCGATGGTCGGAAGGTGGTCGGGTTTTCCGCGTTGATGCGGCATTCAATGGCGTGGCCGTCGAAGCGGACTTCATCCTGCGTGAAGGAGAGGCCCGCACCGGCCGCGATCTGGATCTGTTCGATCACCAGATCGATGCCCGTGACCATTTCCGTCACCGGATGCTCCACCTGAAGGCGGGTGTTCATCTCGATGAAGAAGAACTCTCCGTCTTCATAAAGGAACTCGACCGTACCGGCGTTGCGGTATTTCAGCTTGCGCATCGCGCGCGCAACCGTCTCGCCGATCTCCTTGCGCTGCGCCTCGTTGAGCGCGGGCGAAGGCGTTTCTTCGAGGATCTTCTGGTGGCGACGCTGGAGGGAGCAGTCGCGTTCGCCGAGATAGACCGCGTTGCCCTTGCCGTCGCCGATCACCTGAATTTCGATGTGGCGCGGCTTCGATAGATAGCGTTCGAGATAGAGCGCGTCGTCGCCGAAAGCGGCCTTCGATTCCGCGCGTGCGGTCGAGAGCGCGATCGGCAGTTCGGCTTCCGTGCGCGCGACCTTCATGCCGCGTCCGCCGCCGCCCGCCGCCGCCTTCACGAGCACCGGAAAGCCGATCTCGCGTGCGATGGCGATGGCTTCCTCGTTCGTCGTGACGGCGCCGCCGGAGCCGGGCACCACGGGGATGCCGAGTTCTTTCGCGGTTTCCTTCGCGCGGATCTTGTCGCCCATGAGCCGCATATGCTCGGGCGTGGGGCCGATGAACGTGACGCCGTGCTCTTCGAGGATCTCGGCGAAGCGCGCGTTCTCGGACAGGAAGCCGTAGCCTGGATGAAGCGCGTCGGCGCCGGTGATCTCACAGGCTGCGACAAGCCGGGGAATATTGAGATAGCTTTCGCTCGCCGCCGGCGGGCCGATGCACACGCTTTCGTCGGCGAGGCGCACATGCATCGCATCGGCGTCGGCCGTGGAATGCACGGCGACCGTCTTGATGCCGAGTTCCTTGCAGGCGCGCTCGATGCGAAGTGCAATCTCTCCGCGATTGGCGATCAGGATCTTGTCGAACATGAGCCTGCCGCCTTATTCAATAATCATGAGCGGTTCGCCGTATTCGACGGGCTGCCCGTTCTCCACAAGGATGCGCTTGACGGTGCCGGAGCGAGGGGCGGCGATCTGGTTCATCGTCTTCATGGCCTCGACGATGAGCAGCGTATCGCCCTCGCGCACCTGTGAGCCGACCTCGACGAAGGTCGACGCGCCCGGTTCCGGCGAACGGTAGGCGGTGCCGACCATCGGGGATGTCACAACGCCCGGATGATTTTCGAGGTTGGACGCTGGCGCGGATCCTCCCCCGGGGCCGACGCCGGCAGTGGCGGGAGGCGCGTAGCCGGAAGGGACCAGATTCGTCTGGACGCTCAGCGTGCGCGCCACGCGAACGCGAAGGTTGTTTTCCTCGATCTCGATTTCGGTCAGGCCCGTTTCATTCAGAAGCAGGGCGAGATTCCGGATCAGATCTTCATTCGGATATTTGTTGGCCGTCTCAGGCATGGGGACTCCGGTTGATTGGAGCGGAAGCCTTCAGGATTTCCGCCACCGCGTCGAGCGCGAGCCCGTACCCTTGCGCGCCAAGTCCGCAGATAACCCCGGTTGCGGCCGGAGAAACATAGGAGCGATGGCGAAAGGCTTCGCGCTTGTAAATGTTGCTCAGGTGCACTTCGATAATCGGGAGCGAAAGCGCACGCAAAGCATCATGAATTGCGACCGATGTATGCGTGTATGCGCCCGCGTTCAGAATGAGGCCAGACGCCGCATGGCGTGCCTCCTGAATTTGGTCGACCAGCACGCCCTCGTGATTTGTCTGCCGAAAATCGATGGAAACGCCGAGAGTGGCGGCACGGTTACGCAAGGCGTCCTCGATGGTCGCAAGCGTATTGCCGCCATAAATCTCCGGCTCGCGTTCGCCGAGGAGATTGAGGTTCGGGCCGTTGAGGATGAAGATCGGCTTCAAGGCAACAGGTCCATGGCTTTCGAAAAGACAAGCGACAGGGCCGGGCGAACCCGGCCGTGCTCTTGTTAACAGCTTTCGTATCTCAGCGCAAAAGCGTCAGGATTTTTTCTCGTCTTTTGCACCGGGCGCGGATGCGGCTTCGGCGCATGCCTTGCAGCCGTCCTTGCGTGTATCTTCGACGACCTTTTTCAACGCGTCGTAATCTGCGGCGCCGGGAGTGACCTTGTCGCCGACGACGAAGGTTGGCGTTCCGTCGACGAACATGCGCTTGCCGATCTCGCCGATTTTCGCCACGAGCGCCTCCGTCTCGGGTGAAGCGCTATCGGCCTTCACCTTCTCCATGTCGAGGCCGATCTGTTCGGCGACCTTGAGTGCGCTTTCCTTGTTGGCGCGGCCTGCGGCGAACATCGCCTTGTGGAACTCGAAATATTTGCCCTGTTTCGCGGCGGCGAGGGCCACTTTCGAGGCATCGGCCGAGCCTTGCGACAAGATGGGATATTCCATGAACACCACCTTGACCTTCTTGTCGGCGTCAAGAAGCTTTACGACCTCCGGCAGAGCGTGGCGACAATAACCGCAATTATAATCGAAGAACTCGACGAGCGTGACGTCGCCCTGACCAATCGTCAGCGGCGCGAGCTCTGATTTCAGCCCCGAAAGGCTCTTGTAGAACTCAGGCATGCGCGAACGGGTGGCTTCGCCGCGCTTGGCTTCGGCCTTCTTCTCGAAGGCGTCCTGAACTTCGAGCAGGATTTCCGGGTGAGAGACGAGGTAATCCTTCACGATCTTCTCGATGGACCGCGTCTGTCCATCGGTGAACGTGTCCGTCTGCGCGCGTGCCGCAATGGGTGCCGCTATGGAAAGGGACAGGGCCATCGCCGCCGGCACGGCAAGCGCGACGGCTCTCTTCATTATCGTTTTCATCAGTCTCTCCGGGATTTCCGTTTCTGGTGGCTAGCGCAAATCGACGCGGCTAACCACGCACTTTTTCCATCTTGAAGTTTACGATGTCGTCAGCCTTGACCCAGCCGGGCGAACCGGCGGCAAGACCGTTCTTTGCGCGCTCCGCCATCATCTTGGCCACCTTCACGTCGCCCTTGTGGAAAGCTGCCAGCGCCGAGGCGAGGTCGGCTTCGGGGAAGCGTCTGAGCTTGCCGTAAGCCTGTGCCTGGAGGCGATAGCCGAGATAGGACTGCTCTTCTTCCACCATTCCCACGCGCAACAACTGAAGCGCTTCATCTGCGCTGCCGCCGCCGCTTTCGAGGATCGCCTGCGCCAGCTCGATGCGCATGAAACCCGACTTCGACACGAGGGACACCGCCTTGCGGAACGGCGCGACCGCTTCCTTCGCCCTTCCGCTTTCGAGAAGAAATGTGCCTTTCAACTCGTGAAACCAAGGGTTCTGCGGCTGCTGCGCGATAAGTTCCTCAAGGGCGGGCGCGGCGGACGGATAGCCGCCCATGTGATACTTCATGATGGCGCGCGCGTAGCGGGATGGCAGGCCGTTGTCATTATACTGGCGTGCGATCGCCTGCGGGTTGTTCTTCCATGTGTAGGCCGCGATCTTGGCCCGCACGAGATCGTGGCGAAGCTGAAGTTGCGCCGAATCCTTCTGACCGAAGTACGGGCTCTTTTTCGCGATTTCCTCAAGCTGCGCGATGCGCTCGGCGGGCACCGGATGCGTCTGGATGTACGGATCGACCCTTGTATTGCCGAGCGACTGGTTCGCGAAATAGCGGAAGGTCTTCAGCATCCCCGCCGGCGACTGCTGCGA of Rhodomicrobium vannielii ATCC 17100 contains these proteins:
- a CDS encoding M48 family metalloprotease, giving the protein MALSQTISRLRKLAACVAIFATAASATAAAQEISLIRDAETEALIADYTAPIFRAAGVSGNNIKVHLVNDGSFNAFVVDGRNMFINTGAILQSETPNQIIGVIAHETGHIKGGHITGLRQQIAKMQTAALMLQVLSIGTMVGGAASGSSEAMQGGSAMMMGGSQVLMRSILSYRRAQESAADQAGVEFLNKSQQSPAGMLKTFRYFANQSLGNTRVDPYIQTHPVPAERIAQLEEIAKKSPYFGQKDSAQLQLRHDLVRAKIAAYTWKNNPQAIARQYNDNGLPSRYARAIMKYHMGGYPSAAPALEELIAQQPQNPWFHELKGTFLLESGRAKEAVAPFRKAVSLVSKSGFMRIELAQAILESGGGSADEALQLLRVGMVEEEQSYLGYRLQAQAYGKLRRFPEADLASALAAFHKGDVKVAKMMAERAKNGLAAGSPGWVKADDIVNFKMEKVRG
- the accC gene encoding acetyl-CoA carboxylase biotin carboxylase subunit, producing the protein MFDKILIANRGEIALRIERACKELGIKTVAVHSTADADAMHVRLADESVCIGPPAASESYLNIPRLVAACEITGADALHPGYGFLSENARFAEILEEHGVTFIGPTPEHMRLMGDKIRAKETAKELGIPVVPGSGGAVTTNEEAIAIAREIGFPVLVKAAAGGGGRGMKVARTEAELPIALSTARAESKAAFGDDALYLERYLSKPRHIEIQVIGDGKGNAVYLGERDCSLQRRHQKILEETPSPALNEAQRKEIGETVARAMRKLKYRNAGTVEFLYEDGEFFFIEMNTRLQVEHPVTEMVTGIDLVIEQIQIAAGAGLSFTQDEVRFDGHAIECRINAENPTTFRPSPGKISYFHPPGGLGVRVDSGVYAGYTIPAYYDSLIGKLIVHGKNRNECLMRLRRALGEFVIDGIETTIPLFSTLIQQSDIVDGVYDIHWLENYLQKH
- a CDS encoding aminotransferase class V-fold PLP-dependent enzyme, with the protein product MASEKLTEISQHPSPSEDAGADVADYLLGSDLSKLRGWVEARSASFLRSADAGERSPIRRVREKFRSCEVPDTAMALDDYLSLLDQDVLPHCSSLASPRYLGHMTSPIPGFLPELGRLVQTLNQNVVKMETSGSLTFVERQVLGMLHKETYGFDTAFYDRRVQDRDSTLGLFASGGTIANLTALRAAKQRASVHAGGGARMAVIGSELMHYSFAKGADLMGLELRRVPVDEQNRMLPAALEREIEACEAEGVTVAALIAIAGTTEFGSVDPLASICRLGQARNIHVHVDAAWGGGFLLSPRNRHILAGIELADTVTIDGHKQLMVPLGCGMLFFRDPEVSKTIMHHAPYAVRPNSEDQGRFTLEGTRPATAIYVHAALHLIGKSVYDALFSASLERTRIMARHIEGMPEFELTSRPDMNILTYRYIPEAMRGTTPGPADNHRISRFNVALQRAQRDKGDSFVSRTFRPVSRHGDEPLALLRAVLLNPRTTEDDILFLLRDQVGIARELENSPAFHE
- the aat gene encoding leucyl/phenylalanyl-tRNA--protein transferase, with amino-acid sequence MGSPSNLSIEITPQVLLKAYACGIFPMAESAEDTTLYWIEPERRGILALEGLHVPRRLARVIKQGKFEVRVDSDYHGVIEGCASSRAGRRTTWINRRIRELYADLFDMGYCHTVETWRDGKLVGGLYGVALGRSFFGESMFSYETDASKVALVYLAARLRYGDFCLLDTQFVTEHLRQFGAQEISRAAFHRRLEQALQGFGAFDRLPADMSAEGVLQLVSHTSKVGCSTA
- a CDS encoding DsbA family protein, giving the protein MKRAVALAVPAAMALSLSIAAPIAARAQTDTFTDGQTRSIEKIVKDYLVSHPEILLEVQDAFEKKAEAKRGEATRSRMPEFYKSLSGLKSELAPLTIGQGDVTLVEFFDYNCGYCRHALPEVVKLLDADKKVKVVFMEYPILSQGSADASKVALAAAKQGKYFEFHKAMFAAGRANKESALKVAEQIGLDMEKVKADSASPETEALVAKIGEIGKRMFVDGTPTFVVGDKVTPGAADYDALKKVVEDTRKDGCKACAEAASAPGAKDEKKS
- the accB gene encoding acetyl-CoA carboxylase biotin carboxyl carrier protein; its protein translation is MPETANKYPNEDLIRNLALLLNETGLTEIEIEENNLRVRVARTLSVQTNLVPSGYAPPATAGVGPGGGSAPASNLENHPGVVTSPMVGTAYRSPEPGASTFVEVGSQVREGDTLLIVEAMKTMNQIAAPRSGTVKRILVENGQPVEYGEPLMIIE
- a CDS encoding DUF2155 domain-containing protein, with translation MNARQIALSTVLAGLALVAPGTPASADRIANSTAVFAALDKVTGRVQPLEIPMGRTVTFGALTITPRACYTRPSTETPLTSAFIEVDEVVLDGSSHRIFTGWTFAESPGLHAVEHPTFDVWLTSCKTPSADISAGRRSNAPKP
- the aroQ gene encoding type II 3-dehydroquinate dehydratase; amino-acid sequence: MKPIFILNGPNLNLLGEREPEIYGGNTLATIEDALRNRAATLGVSIDFRQTNHEGVLVDQIQEARHAASGLILNAGAYTHTSVAIHDALRALSLPIIEVHLSNIYKREAFRHRSYVSPAATGVICGLGAQGYGLALDAVAEILKASAPINRSPHA